The window TGGACGAGGAAATCAACGATAACACTATCAACCCAGCAGAAAATATTTCTTCTAATGACGAAAAGGCATCCTCAGACGACAGTGTGAAATACTACACCCTCGAAGACATAAGATCTCATAATACGTCCAAGAACACATGGCTTATCATCCATGAAAAGGTGTACGACATCACAAGTTTTCTAGAGGAGGTAAGATTGCTAGCATAGCTCGCAAGCTAAAGGGCCAGTCTACTTGCTGGAAGTGGAACACAGCTTGGATGTCTTCATTGCGTGTCCTGCAATTGATGTTCAGTTCCAGGAATTAGATGTAGAGTACATCTTATTTCAAATCTAGCCAatggagctagctagctatgtgaATGGGATTTTTGAACAGTCCGCGCTAGCTACAGGTTGTGTTCTAATTTTAATGTTTAGGCTACCTGGTAACTGTATACAAGTAACCCAGTGGTAGTTAAGTACCTATTTGATCATTTAGGTTTGAATAAAGTTTTCCTAGGCAAGTATGTAAGCTAGCAACAGTAGCTAGTCAGTCGGTTAACGGAGGTCACGAAGCCAAACGTTGCACAACGTGGAACTGGTTACATATCTGGTCTCAGAAGTGATACGACATTAGTGGAATGTGATCATATTTACAGAATAGTTCATGCAGTTTCATGTGTGATTTCAGCATCCAGGAGGAGAAGAAGTTTTGCTGGAGCAAGCGGGTGCAGACGCTACGGAGAGCTTTGAGGACGTTGGTCACTCGACAGATGCCAGGGAGATGCTTCTGCAATACTACCTTGGTGAACTTCATATGGTAGCCTACCTGGACTGGACTTTCAAATGGCATTGTTTTTCACCTTTGTGTATGGAAGCCCATAGGGAACTATATTCAAATGATGATTATCATTTGGATATTTTCCATATTTGTGCTACCAGTGTTCGTTCTGTGCATATTATCTGGTTTATGTGGCATATTTACCTATTACTTTATTTGATCATTTTTCTTAACACTAATTTGGATAATTGAATATATGTAAGCCTAAATGTGATGGAAAGTAACATTTGTATCTCTTCCTCTTTACATGAACTGGTCATATCCATACATTGGGCATAGTTTGTTAAGATCTCTGTAGTATATGGTCAGTTAAAAATACCAT of the Hypomesus transpacificus isolate Combined female unplaced genomic scaffold, fHypTra1 scaffold_326, whole genome shotgun sequence genome contains:
- the LOC124464227 gene encoding cytochrome b5 gives rise to the protein MDEEINDNTINPAENISSNDEKASSDDSVKYYTLEDIRSHNTSKNTWLIIHEKVYDITSFLEEHPGGEEVLLEQAGADATESFEDVGHSTDAREMLLQYYLGELHMDDRMKQCPKEEYISSSGESSSWTAWLIPAMAAAVVGIMYRYYLLEHKSS